CCATTCatctccttgttagagaacagcaagttggggggggggaaagtactgaaacattgaacagttggacattcaAAGGTCCAGAGAAGAACAAATTAAGTTCacatgtaaaggttatagtgcatttaagGTTCACCCTgatatttcacccaaaagcccaatatccctaactttttgtgagtggtGTATCTATAGAACTGGTAGAAATACGATAAGttgtttcattaaatacattttaatgacagCACAGACCTCAGAGAAAACAGCCTGCGTGCTGGTTCAAGGGTTAACCTTGTTAAGAAACAGCTGGAGGCACAACAGTGGAATGTTGTTTGCCACCGTGTACCGCAGCGTGGGTGCAATCAGCCAGCAGGGATGGTGGCACAAAAAAACAGTGCACACAGGATGTCTTCGTGAACTTCCAGTAACCCAACATGTTCTGTCCAGTCCCTTCGCGGTGTCGCAACTCTGACATGAACAAAGCCTGAACATGCCAGGCTTCAACCACGTGTGGAAAAGATAGTTTCCCTGTAGCTTGTAATGAACAGGAACAATTCTGAACTGTTTTATTTCACTAAATTCAGTTGATCCGTGTGCTGAGTTGGTGCCAGTCATGAGTGAACATCCTCATCTACCGCTATAATTTGAAATTATGAGCAGATCATTTGTTTTCTCGCACTTTAGCCTTTCCATTATTTTGGTGAAGCAAGAACTTTATCTCATCAGTCCTTTCACCCAGAAGGCTCGTCTCTGTactttttggcaaattccagcctggcCTTCCGATCTTAGCTAATGAGTGGTGTACATCAAAAGACTGTCATCTTTCCAACAACCAGTTGccattttaaagtttttgtcCACAGCAGGACTCAAGCGTGTAACCCTGCGCCTCCAAAGCCaaagtccttacagatgagctactgctGCCCCAGGTGATTGTGTGAGTTACAGAAAATGATTGAGCAGTTGCTCTGattattttcccattttgttttaGCTTcaaaatggctgttttttttctctttttttttttttaccaatagacagctctctgtttTTTTGCGTTGATTACACAAATCTTATCTTGTGTAAATGAAGTTTTCATGAGGGAAACCCCCAAAACTGTATGTTTTTCTAGACGGTATGAAACCTTAACTTTGTGCAAATTGTCTTTGGCGAGTGTTTCTGATTAGGAATCCAGATACTTATTAATCAGTTTTCTatgacattcttattttttttaatgataactGTTTAAAAACTCATGAGCAACTGTTAACAAAAGTGGATCTAAAGATCGTCAACTGGAAATAGTAGTATGTTTCTGTTTCCGTTTGttcgttggggggggggggggggggggggtcgaagTAAGACGTTACCGTGTGGATTCTGTGGTAGATTGTACCCTTCACACCATCGTCATCCTTATTCAGATTGGAACCAAGAAATGGATGGGAGTGGGTAATGGTTTGTGAAATTTTTGCGTAATCCTGTTTGCATATCAGCGATTGATTATCCAAACACAACCTTTCACAAGGTGAGACAAGGTAGTAAGTCACAAGttagcttttttcttttgttttgtttttttgggaagagctttattttaattgtaatggAAGACTGCGTGGAACAGACCAACACTGAGTACTACTGTAAACAATGAACATTTGTAGATACTGATGAGTTTGCGTAGCCCCTTTGGGAGAACTGTATACTTGTGTGCTCAGTTTATTGTTGTTAATGCGGTAGTAGACTTAGTTGCTTTTGACAAAGGACTCGTAGAGGGCAATCAGTTGAGCCTGGAGGTCCTGGGTGTAGGGGTCCAGGGTGTCCTTCAACTCTCCGACGTAAGGGGTGGCCAGGTCTTTCACCTGCTGGGCTCTATGGGTCAGCTCAATCTGGACTTTCTCAGCCATTGGGGACACGTTGTCCTTAAAGAGCTGAAGGTGCTCCTCCACCTTCTCCTTCAGGTCTTCGGTGTGGGGCCCCAGCTGAGCCTGCAGATCAGCCACGCTCTGCTCCAGGTTGGCCTTGATCACCTCGCTCCTCCTCATGAGTTCGGTCTTGAGGGTCTCGGAATCCATGGTGAGAAGGTGGTTGAGGTCTGACTGAAGTTGCTCAATTCTCTCCTGGACCTGGGCCCTCATGGTGTTGGTGTAGGGCTCCATCTTCTCACGGACGGCGTTCAGCTCCAGGGTCACGCGCTCCTTCAGGATATCTGCCTCAGCGCTCACCTTGGCAATCAGGTCCTTGGCCACAGGGGGGAGCTGCTTGTGCAGGGTGACGGCGTACTGGTTGGCCATGTCAGTGCCATCGGTCAGCCGAGCACTGGAGGAAAACAGGAGACAGGACCATGAGACAACATCATATGCTATAGAAGATCACGGAAAGGCCTCGAGGCATACCTGATGTCCTGTCCCAACTGAGACCTCTTGATCATCTGGATAGTGTCATCGGCGGTCTGAGTGGCTTTGGCGACGTAATCCCAGAAGGCATCAGTCAGCACCTCCAGCTGGGGCGTGGGTGCATCAGCATAGAAGAGGTTGGCATTGGAGCCTGGTGCATGGACAGAGACAAAATAAGAAGGTTAGTTTGGTTAATTTCCCACAGTCCAGCAaaattcttccattttcaacaatAAAGGATTCATAGAGTAGCCCTGAGGTTTTCACAGAATCTAGCGTTTGATTGATTAATCTGTTTGGTCAACTGTGTCCTTGGTCCCATAAAATTTATATAATTTGGAATTTGGCAAATAttaagggtgatgaggatggagctgccaggcaagagagctagaggaagaccaaagagaaggttggtgGATGTcgcgagggaagacatgagggcagttggtgttccagGAAGATGGAGGAGATAGGcttgcatggaaaaggatgacacgctgtggcaacccctatcgggacaagccgaaaggataTATACAGGATCTGAGCATACATCAGAGCTGAGTTGAAGGTATTAAATATGTCcattttagctttttctttggcttttcgaGGTTAATTTCTAACATTGACTTTAAATGATGGACCATCTTTAATACATGGTGTTGAGAGAAGAAAAAGTCCAAGGCCAATACATGCAGAGCTAAGACAATAGAAAGAAAAATTCTTCATCTAATCGGATTCAAACTCAGCCATGCCTCTGGATTCTCCTTCTCTGAAAGTGTTTTCTGCAAGAGACTAATACTTTGTCTTCTCTGATCGGGTGGCTTTGTACTCACCTGTGAAAACGGCTAGAACCAGGACAGCGAGGACCTTCATGGTTGTTGGATCTAGAGTGACAAGATACACCACTTAAGTTAGCGATGAACATTTTAGCCCAATAGAATGATTGAGCAGACAAAAAGAAGATACTTAGAAGGTCTGGTCTTTCTTACCTGTTGAGAGTATCTGCCAGAAAAAACTCTGCAGTGCTTCTGCTCAACCGATGCGCTGCGGCAGCTTTTATAGAGAAGCAGATAATAATGATCCCAAAGTCCAGGCCGCATGTGCCTTGCTGTCACTCACTATCTCCAATGATGTCCTAAGCAAAAGCCCACATCCTGAGGACTTAACCCTTTTCAGAATGTATCACTAGATTTCATGTTCATTCTCATGATTTTCAACCCGAAATAAACTTTTATCTGTAGACTCCGATGTATAGCTGATTTGAttgccgcaaaaaaaaaaataataataataattaatttctcATTGGTTTTACACTTCGCCTGCTCACCTCCCATACCTTCTGGGTCAAAGTTCCCATGACAGCCGCCATGAGTCAGTCTGACCAAGGGTCAGCAGACTGCGCCATCGTCACCCTCTTAAGGTGTTCACCTTAAATGTAAaatgacgtcaaaagacatTATGTGAGATCACCACAGGGTCTTACGTCTCCATAATGATTGATTTATcaaaaagtcaaagtcaaactATTTAAATTAGAATAAAGCAAGGAAATTAGGACTATATCACGTCATTTAAGCAAAGTGATCCGCCACTAGAAGAGGAAAACTGGACTTGGCAAGATTTCTTAAAACAAGTAGGGCTTGACATAAACACTCGCCAACCCGCCAAATGCAGGTAACACAGCCACTCTGTCTAGCCACTTTGCCGGGTcgaattttatatatatatttaattgtagtGTAAAAAAGGCCACAAAGTCATTTACTGTTCAAGGGAAATTGTTCATCTTTAGTGCcttaaacatttatatattgAATAATGCTGTTTGAGAAGTTTACTTCACATGATTTGCGCATGCGCAGTGGCACGTGTGTCTTGAGAAGCAGAGGATGTGACGCAGGCAGAAGTCTGGGGAGAACGCGCGAGCAGTATTGTGAGTTCGTTCAGCAGTGTGCATCAATGACCCATAAGTAGTATCATTCAAATACATGTGCATGTAaacatattgttatattatatattatattgttaGCTGTAGTTTTGCTGGAGTGGTTCGTTAGTGTTTTTGATGCAACGTTAATTAGTGAACCTGTTGCCATGATCAGTAAGTTAGCGTCAGTCCACACTGCAAGGGGTGTGCTGGAAGTAGTGCGAATCTTGACTTTCAAAATAAGTACGTCAACCAGAAGAGCTGTGTTGGCTGCTTAAATGTTGCTGGCTTATCAGCATTTTGATAAACCTGCtttgtaaagtgtttttttttttttttttttaaatcatatgtTGTGTGCACTTGGCCTATATTGGTCCTTTTTTGTCCTTCTCTTTGAGAAAaccacacacgcactcacacaacTGTCAGAACATATGCAAGAAGAGAGAAGTGTATTGAAGGGTAAAAAAACTGAAGTAAAGGAAGAGCGACACATTGTGATCCCTTCTCTGAGTCGGCCTCAAGTGTGTTTAGCAACACACTCAGATGTGAAGACAGCCCAATTATCCAGAACCAGTGAGAAAGGAGGATAACTTTACTTCATGTAGTTTTCTCAAGTGCTGCGAGCTGTTTTACCGAAGTTGGTTGTGCATAACCCCTATTATTCAAGTGGCTGATGAGCAAAAAAGTGAATGTCAACCCCTAAAAACAAGTAAACAGAGCGAGGCTCAAAATATGCAAAGATCTCTTGAAACTAGTGTATTTTAATTACCTACACCTATAGAAATATGGTAATTTTTCTTCTAAGCGAAACTTGCCCGTACCCAGTAATAAAATGTCACTAATAAGTTCTAATAACAACAGGAAGAAATATCTTggcagacaaagaaaaagcatatCTTACCTTGAATCTaaccaagatttaaaaaaaaaaaatctaatcatatTTTAACTGGAATCTAACcaagatttataaaaaaaaaaaaaaaaaaaagtgaaatcaaGGTAAACTATACCTTAATTTGAggttttttgttagtttgtttgtcTCTCCCCCCCATCTTAATCTAATCTTGGTAGGAGGCCTTTTGTGGAGACCAATATTTGTTTAGGGGGCCTGGAGATCAGGTTTAGCGGGGGGATATGACAATAAACCTTAGCCATAACCACATACtagattttggggggggcttGACAAGTTTTTAGAGGGGATGAAGCCTCTAAAATAGACCTAGCGACGCCACTGGTATGTTGTGCCAAGAGACGTCTGGGTATCGCACAAAACCTCAGTATAGCAAAGAATTTTAATCTGGCTTTTTGTTGGGGGGGTTTTGACACActagttccaaaaaaaaagattatgtgTGCTAAATAAGTGCAATTTTAAGCTGTCACATGTGTCGTCGCTTGTTAGTTTTACAGTGGTTagcttctttttacatttgtataagAAGTAAGAATATAAAAAATGTTCACCCTtgcattacagtcgagtgattgtgagtgttttattcttttttaacaGTGAACATTgctcacttatttttacactagtAATGCTTAGAATATCGACTGTACAGTTTCTGAAGGTTTTAGACGGCAACAGTTTGAcccagcaacaaaaaaaatcagtggcACCACTGTCATTTATTATATGTTGATATTTTTAGACacgtctttgtttgtttttcttgtgtgCTGGTATTTTGCTATCATTAGTTAGTAATAAATTGTAAGATCCCAAGCAAAGTATATAGTATGTTGTCCGAGACAGTAAATACTGTTGCACCCTAGTCTTTTTCCTGGTTTTATTTGGTCCAAAGGTTTGCCATCTAGCTTAAACCTTGATACATCGCACCCTGACTCACTCATTAGTTTTCAAGCTGATTAGCACAATATGATTGAAATTAACAATGCAACTCTCAATGAAACTACTCAATTGTAGTTCATATTTACTGTAGGGTCTGAACACCAAGCTGCGCAAAGCCCTTGTGTTAATTTAATTTTTCCGATGAATAAGTCGCATTTTGAGGGGGCTTCAACTGGCACAAAAATTCAGCAATTTGTGTGTATCCAGGTGAAGTTGTACTGTGTGTATCGCGGGGGATACATTAAGACCCACCtgtgataggtgaaaatctgagatacagtataaagaaatcatatttatttttagttttactaCTCCCACATGCTTCAAACATGTTTAACCATACAGTATGAAAACAGACAAACTTATTaaggcacatttttttaaactattcctTTCCACCCATTCCCACTCTCTtgctcgcacagttctccaaataggaggcaaagcatgcttgcttcaagctgttacttgaagtttactgtaaaactgacatataCAACATAAGAGAATTGAATATTGTCGTGTActgcatgtttaaaaacaaaaatgttcacgcAAACCACGTAATTTCATCTAACAAAGTCTACTAAGCTTAATTCTAACATAATGTtgaacgccatagacgggctaatggaaattaataTATTGTTATGGTAATTATGAACCTTCAaaaaactgctactttaactcacatagagcagcaacacatacaagcaGAGCATACAGCAATACccgcaggcatatattcttttccCTGTGGGAATAACGAATATTAAAACAGCaaaactgtatactgtaaaaatccaGCGGGCATTCGAACgatgaaccgtgatatagcgggggttcactgcatTTGTAACctgaccccccctcccccccccccccccaataaaaagCAGTCAGCAGTGGCGCCACCTGGTGAGTTACAAAAAATTACACCCATCTCACACAAGTTTGACTAAATTTAGTggacatggttttttttttttttttttgcatggctGGAGCATGGCGTAAAAGTTTAATGATTGTTTCGAGGATTGTTTTCACCTCCTTTTTTCTTATCCTAACGattaaatcaaataataaaaacaagtaaGTAAGACACACCTGGCGTGACCCTGTTACAAAGTCCAGCAGGACTATCATCCCGCGTTTATTTTGTGTTATCTGGACGCCATTGGCGGTGTGAACAGACTTACTACTGTGCTGCCAGTAGGTGTAGGTTCGCTACTCCAAcgtgaaaacatgaaaaaaggcttcttcttcttcctttaaaatcattttcacatcGCATTATTAGCCTCTCTCCGCTAAGTCATGTGACAGGTTTGTGACAACATGGCAGAGACTCCTGGACTTTGCCTCCTCGAGTACAACTGTCATGCTTCATCAGTATATATAGGCAGCACAATCAGCAGCCAGTCACACTTGACAAAGAGGCACACAACTACACAAGAGTAGGTAAGAATTTTGCAGGCCTTCTTGTAGAAGATCATTGTAAATGGGCTCGCATGTTGATGAACTTCAACCaaaatcatgtttgtttttccagcagTCATGAGGATCTTTGTTTTGCTCGCGTTGGCTGTGATTTCTGGtaagatgcaaactccaacaTTGAAGTACACcacaattccttgtgtgtttgaaCATACTTGGCCTATAAATTCTGAAAATATCTTTAATTGTAATCTCTAATCCGTTTTCCCCCAACAGGCTGCAATGCCAACCTCTTCCACGCCGACGCCCCCATGCCTCCGATGGAGGCACTGACCGACGCCTTCTGGGACTACATTGCCAAGGCCAGCAAGACTGCCGACGACACCCTGGAGATGGTGATGAAGTCGCAGTTTGGAGCAGAAGTCAAGTAAGTCGCTCCAGAATATTCACTTCATACAATGATCGCactgagatttttcaattatacaggcaatcaaaaatatatttttttagtggGACAGAACGTGTtggcacggtgtgcgactggttagcacatctgcctcacagttctggggaccggggttcaaatcccggccccgcctgtgtggagtttgcatgttctccccgtgcctgcatggattttctcagggcacaccggtttcctcccacatcccaaaaacatacgtggtaggttaactgaagactctaaattgtccgtagatgtgaatgtgagtgcgaatggttgtttgtttatatgtgccctgctattggctggcgaccggttcagggtgtaccccgcctcccgcccgaagatagctgggataggctccagcagcccgcgaccctagtgagggtaagcggtaaagaagatggatggatgggacacGTCACAAATCCTCCAGGTAGCACTACTTAGAGGTAGTAAATGCAAGTGTGGAATTATACTTCCATAAGACATTTGTTGTATCCTTTGTGGCTGTCTTTGGTTT
The genomic region above belongs to Phyllopteryx taeniolatus isolate TA_2022b chromosome 6, UOR_Ptae_1.2, whole genome shotgun sequence and contains:
- the apoa4b.2 gene encoding apolipoprotein A-IV b, tandem duplicate 2 encodes the protein MKVLAVLVLAVFTGSNANLFYADAPTPQLEVLTDAFWDYVAKATQTADDTIQMIKRSQLGQDISARLTDGTDMANQYAVTLHKQLPPVAKDLIAKVSAEADILKERVTLELNAVREKMEPYTNTMRAQVQERIEQLQSDLNHLLTMDSETLKTELMRRSEVIKANLEQSVADLQAQLGPHTEDLKEKVEEHLQLFKDNVSPMAEKVQIELTHRAQQVKDLATPYVGELKDTLDPYTQDLQAQLIALYESFVKSN